Proteins co-encoded in one Burkholderia ambifaria AMMD genomic window:
- the mltG gene encoding endolytic transglycosylase MltG has translation MSLLKKCAATLVALAVVVAAAGAGGGYYWATRPLLLGSASLDVTIKPRSSVKSVALQLKRGGVPVEPLGFVAMTRVLGLSSRLKSGNYEFKTGITPYDVLQKIARGDVNEYVATVIEGWTFKRMRAELDGNPDLAHATAGMSDAELLRAIGAPDAAIQRGSGEGLFFPDTYLFDKGTSDLNIYRRAYHLMQTRLDEAWAARAPGLPYKTPYEALTIASIVEKETGHAADRTFVAAVFANRLRIGMPLQTDPSVIYGLGDAYDGRLRKRDLQADTPYNTYTRRGLPPTPIALPGVASLQAAINPAQTGALYFVAKGDGTSVFSDTLGDHNKAVDKYIRGQ, from the coding sequence ATGTCCCTACTGAAGAAATGCGCCGCGACGCTCGTGGCGCTGGCCGTCGTTGTGGCCGCTGCCGGCGCGGGCGGCGGGTATTACTGGGCGACCCGGCCGTTGTTGCTGGGCTCGGCATCGCTCGACGTCACGATCAAGCCGCGCAGCAGCGTGAAGAGCGTCGCGCTGCAGCTCAAGCGCGGCGGCGTGCCGGTCGAGCCGCTCGGCTTCGTCGCGATGACGCGCGTGCTCGGGCTGTCGAGCCGGCTCAAGTCCGGCAACTACGAATTCAAGACCGGCATCACGCCGTACGACGTCCTGCAGAAGATCGCGCGCGGCGACGTGAACGAGTACGTCGCGACCGTGATCGAGGGCTGGACCTTCAAGCGGATGCGCGCGGAGCTCGACGGCAATCCCGATCTCGCGCACGCCACGGCCGGCATGAGCGATGCCGAGCTGCTGCGCGCGATCGGGGCGCCGGACGCCGCGATCCAGCGCGGCAGCGGCGAGGGGCTGTTCTTCCCCGACACCTACCTGTTCGACAAGGGCACGAGCGACCTGAACATCTACCGGCGCGCGTACCACCTGATGCAGACGCGTCTCGACGAAGCATGGGCCGCGCGCGCGCCGGGGCTGCCGTACAAGACGCCTTACGAAGCGCTGACGATCGCGTCGATCGTCGAAAAGGAAACGGGCCACGCGGCTGACCGCACGTTCGTCGCGGCGGTGTTCGCGAACCGGCTGCGCATCGGGATGCCGCTGCAGACCGATCCGTCGGTGATCTACGGCCTCGGCGACGCGTACGACGGCCGCCTGCGCAAGCGCGACCTGCAGGCCGACACTCCTTACAATACCTATACGCGCCGCGGGCTGCCGCCGACGCCGATCGCCCTGCCGGGCGTCGCCTCGCTGCAGGCGGCGATCAATCCGGCCCAGACGGGCGCGCTCTATTTCGTTGCGAAGGGCGACGGCACGAGCGTGTTCTCGGATACGCTCGGCGATCACAACAAGGCCGTGGACAAGTACATACGAGGTCAATAA
- a CDS encoding YgfZ/GcvT domain-containing protein codes for MSTPSASPAAQAATASLPVFPRPSAADFDAPGACMPLPQFGVIDVAGDDAATFLHSQLTNDIEHLDAASARLSGYCSAKGRLLASFLAWRAGHGVQLLVSKDVQAAVQKRLSMFVLRAKAKLTDASDTLAVVGFAGDVREALSGIFDALPDGMHVKVDGPAGALIRVPDAAGRKRYLWIGPRAEVDARLAALGGKLPVVSPAVWDWLDVRAGEPRITQPAVEQFVPQMVNFDVIGAVNFRKGCYPGQEVVARSQYRGTIKRRTALAHVAGETDTVHAGVELFHSDDPGQPCGMIVNAAAAPAGGVDALVEIKLAALDSGTVHLGAADGPTLAFDALPYAWPTEA; via the coding sequence ATGAGCACACCGTCCGCTTCACCGGCTGCCCAGGCCGCAACTGCCTCGCTCCCCGTTTTCCCCCGCCCGTCCGCTGCCGATTTCGACGCACCGGGCGCCTGCATGCCGCTCCCGCAGTTCGGCGTGATCGACGTGGCCGGCGACGACGCCGCGACGTTCCTGCACAGCCAGCTCACCAACGACATCGAGCATCTCGATGCCGCGAGTGCGCGCCTGTCCGGCTATTGCTCGGCGAAGGGCCGCCTGCTCGCGTCGTTCCTCGCCTGGCGCGCCGGTCACGGCGTGCAGCTGCTGGTCTCGAAGGACGTCCAGGCCGCCGTTCAGAAACGCTTGTCCATGTTCGTGCTGCGCGCGAAGGCGAAACTGACGGACGCGAGCGACACGCTCGCGGTGGTCGGCTTCGCGGGCGACGTGCGCGAGGCGCTGTCGGGCATCTTCGACGCGCTGCCGGACGGCATGCACGTGAAAGTCGACGGCCCGGCCGGGGCGCTGATCCGCGTGCCGGACGCGGCAGGCCGCAAGCGCTATCTGTGGATCGGGCCGCGCGCGGAAGTCGACGCGCGCCTCGCCGCGCTCGGCGGCAAGCTGCCGGTCGTGTCGCCGGCCGTATGGGACTGGCTCGACGTGCGCGCGGGCGAGCCGCGCATCACGCAACCGGCCGTCGAACAGTTCGTCCCGCAGATGGTCAACTTCGACGTGATCGGCGCCGTTAACTTCAGGAAGGGGTGCTACCCGGGCCAGGAAGTCGTCGCGCGCAGCCAGTACCGCGGCACGATCAAGCGCCGCACCGCGCTCGCGCATGTCGCCGGCGAGACCGACACCGTGCATGCCGGCGTCGAGCTGTTCCACAGCGACGACCCCGGCCAGCCGTGCGGAATGATCGTCAATGCGGCCGCCGCACCCGCGGGCGGCGTCGATGCGCTCGTCGAGATCAAGCTGGCCGCGCTCGACAGCGGCACGGTGCACCTCGGTGCGGCCGACGGCCCGACGCTCGCGTTCGACGCGCTCCCGTACGCATGGCCGACGGAAGCGTGA
- a CDS encoding NRDE family protein, with protein sequence MCLIAFDWQPDAAAGPVFTLIANRDEFFRRTSAPLSWWEDVPGVLAGRDLEAGGTWLGVSRDGRFAALTNYRAPFDIRAGAPTRGKLVSDFLGGPPVAPLDYLGALAEHSAVYNGFNLLVGDWKRRELAWFCNRAAEGETAVAPPVAVSAGVHALSNARLDTPWPKIVRKRAELGTLLTDNPTPSLDELIELMRDPRVADDDALPHTGIPIERERALSAAFIETPEYGTRGTTALRVTMKEGVRLTVDIKERCDDDGSHRTVRPGTFERAFTFDIDATQPR encoded by the coding sequence ATGTGCCTGATTGCCTTCGACTGGCAGCCTGATGCCGCCGCCGGTCCTGTCTTTACCCTCATCGCCAATCGCGACGAATTCTTTCGCCGTACGAGTGCGCCGCTGTCGTGGTGGGAGGACGTGCCGGGCGTGCTGGCCGGCCGCGATCTCGAAGCGGGCGGCACGTGGCTCGGCGTGTCCCGCGACGGCCGCTTCGCGGCGCTGACCAATTACCGCGCGCCGTTCGACATTCGCGCGGGCGCACCAACCCGCGGCAAGCTCGTATCCGATTTCCTCGGCGGCCCGCCGGTCGCGCCGCTCGATTATCTCGGCGCGCTGGCCGAGCACTCGGCCGTGTACAACGGCTTCAACCTGCTGGTCGGCGACTGGAAGCGGCGCGAACTCGCGTGGTTCTGCAACCGCGCGGCCGAAGGCGAAACCGCTGTCGCGCCGCCGGTCGCGGTCAGCGCCGGCGTGCATGCGCTGTCGAACGCGCGGCTCGATACGCCCTGGCCGAAAATCGTGCGCAAGCGCGCGGAACTCGGCACGCTGCTCACCGACAACCCGACCCCGTCGCTCGACGAACTGATCGAGCTGATGCGCGATCCGCGCGTCGCGGACGACGACGCGCTGCCGCACACGGGCATTCCGATCGAGCGCGAGCGTGCACTGTCGGCCGCGTTCATCGAGACGCCCGAATACGGTACGCGCGGCACGACCGCGCTGCGCGTGACGATGAAGGAAGGCGTGCGGCTGACGGTCGACATCAAGGAACGCTGCGACGACGACGGCTCGCACCGCACCGTTCGACCAGGCACGTTCGAGCGCGCGTTCACGTTCGACATCGACGCGACGCAGCCGCGCTGA
- a CDS encoding GNAT family N-acetyltransferase yields MTEDWVETGDWTVLGGDAARIRDAVFVREQRIPPEWELDDEDPLSLHAVAYRVDAATGTRRAVGTGRLLRSGTIGRVAVLADARGQGAGSAVLHALLDAARHRGEPVVRLYAQDAAVAFYVRHGFTTIGDRFVEVGVPHVEMARAP; encoded by the coding sequence ATGACCGAGGACTGGGTGGAAACGGGCGACTGGACGGTGCTGGGCGGCGATGCCGCCCGCATTCGCGATGCGGTGTTCGTGCGCGAGCAGCGCATTCCGCCGGAATGGGAGCTCGACGACGAGGATCCGCTGTCGCTGCACGCGGTTGCCTACCGGGTCGATGCGGCGACCGGCACCCGCCGCGCGGTCGGGACCGGACGGCTGCTGCGGTCCGGCACGATCGGCCGCGTCGCGGTGCTGGCCGATGCGCGCGGGCAGGGTGCCGGATCGGCCGTGCTGCACGCGCTGCTGGACGCGGCACGGCATCGCGGCGAACCGGTCGTGCGGCTCTACGCGCAGGATGCCGCGGTCGCGTTCTACGTACGGCACGGTTTCACGACGATCGGCGACCGGTTTGTCGAAGTGGGCGTGCCGCACGTCGAGATGGCGCGCGCGCCCTAG
- a CDS encoding alpha/beta hydrolase: protein MPLNPKIAQVLDMVERAKRPSYHHQTPQQARAAYEKSAPILDVAPAPMHSVEACVVPTRDGRSIGARLYLPVEPSLAEPLPALVYYHGGGFTVGSVDTHDALCRMFARDAQCAVLSVDYRLAPEHRFPTAVNDADDALRWLHREAAAFGIDATRLALGGDSAGGTLATVCAVLARDAGIDLALQMLIYPGVTGYQDTGSHARLANGYLLTQDTIQWFFTQYVRDRSDRDDWRFAPLDGKRGAPSFAGVAPAWIATAEYDPLHDEGAAYADKLRAAGNSVTLVCYPGMIHEFFKMGGYVPEVRAAHADAVAALKAAFDDV, encoded by the coding sequence ATGCCGCTGAATCCGAAGATCGCCCAGGTGCTCGACATGGTCGAGCGCGCGAAACGTCCGTCCTATCACCACCAGACGCCGCAGCAGGCGCGCGCCGCGTACGAGAAGAGCGCGCCGATCCTCGACGTCGCACCCGCGCCGATGCATTCGGTCGAGGCCTGCGTCGTGCCGACGCGCGACGGCCGCTCGATCGGCGCGCGGCTGTACCTGCCGGTCGAGCCGAGCCTCGCCGAACCGCTGCCGGCGCTGGTCTATTACCACGGCGGCGGCTTCACGGTCGGCAGCGTCGACACGCACGACGCGCTGTGCCGGATGTTCGCGCGCGACGCGCAGTGCGCGGTGCTGTCGGTCGACTACCGGCTCGCGCCCGAACACCGGTTCCCGACCGCGGTGAACGACGCGGACGACGCATTGCGCTGGCTGCATCGCGAAGCCGCCGCATTCGGCATCGACGCGACGCGGCTCGCGCTCGGCGGCGACAGCGCGGGCGGCACGCTCGCGACGGTCTGCGCGGTGCTTGCGCGCGACGCGGGCATCGACCTTGCGCTGCAGATGCTGATCTATCCGGGCGTGACGGGCTACCAGGACACCGGATCGCACGCGCGGCTCGCGAACGGCTACTTGCTGACGCAGGACACGATCCAGTGGTTCTTCACGCAATACGTGCGCGATCGGTCCGATCGCGACGACTGGCGGTTCGCGCCGCTCGACGGCAAGCGCGGTGCGCCGTCGTTCGCCGGCGTCGCACCGGCCTGGATCGCGACGGCCGAATACGATCCGCTGCACGACGAGGGCGCCGCGTATGCAGACAAACTGCGCGCGGCCGGCAATTCGGTCACGCTGGTCTGCTATCCGGGGATGATCCACGAGTTCTTCAAGATGGGCGGCTACGTACCCGAGGTGCGGGCCGCGCATGCCGACGCGGTGGCGGCGCTCAAGGCGGCATTCGACGACGTTTGA